The proteins below are encoded in one region of Engystomops pustulosus chromosome 8, aEngPut4.maternal, whole genome shotgun sequence:
- the DHRS7B gene encoding dehydrogenase/reductase SDR family member 7B isoform X1, with translation MSHEPSMFVTLCEHKLQESLAAERSLKGLTGSKRTVMDLTSWVILPFLFGSIGIYGLFRLLQRLRSSAYVQDAVVVITGATSGLGKECAKVFYKAGAQLVLCGRNEEGLKDLINELCRIRSGSIQFHKPHMVIFDLSDVEAVTSAAEEILHLVGKVDILINNAGISYRGNILNTKISVDRMIMDTNYFGPVALTKALLPSMIKNKRGHVVAISSVQGKISIPFRSAYSASKHATQAFFDCLRAEMVSHDIAVTVISPGYIQTNLSLNAVTEDGSKYGVMDKTTAEGRSSEEVAQIVFRAVGERRKDVLVAGLVPTLAVYLRALAPKIFFSLMAARAKKERKLKNA, from the exons ATGTCACATGAACCTTCTATGTTTGTGACATTATGTGAACACAAGCTCCAGGAGTCCCTagctgcagagaggagctt GAAGGGCCTCACTGGTTCAAAACGTACTGTGATGGACCTGACGTCATGGGTAATCCTTCCTTTCCTATTTGGCAGTATTGGGATCTACGGTCTATTCAGACTCTTGCAGAGGCTTCGTAGTAGTGCTTATGTTCAAGATGCTGTTGTTGTTATCACTGGTGCTACATCTGGATTAGGCAAAG AATGTGCAAAAGTATTTTATAAAGCTGGTGCTCAACTCGTGCTCTGCGGGCGCAATGAAGAAGGACTGAAGGATCTCATTAATGAGCTATGTCGGATACGTAGTGGATCCATTCAG TTTCATaagccacacatggtcatatttGATCTGTCAGATGTGGAGGCTGTGACAAGTGCGGCAGAAGAGATCCTCCACCTTGTGGGGAAGGTGGACATTCTGATTAACAATGCAGGCATCAGTTATCGTGGAAATATACTAAACACCAAGATCAGTGTGGACAGAATGATTATGGATACAAACTACTTTGGACCAGTTGCATTGACTAAAG CTCTTCTGCCATCAATGATCAAGAATAAGAGAGGGCATGTTGTTGCAATCAGTAGTGTTCAAGGAAAAATAAGCATCCCTTTCAGATCTGCAT ATTCAGCATCTAAGCACGCTACACAAGCATTTTTTGATTGCCTGAGAGCGGAGATGGTGTCACATGACATTGCCGTCACTGTGATAAGTCCAGGATATATTCAAACCAACTTGTCACTTAATGCTGTGACGGAAGATGGGTCAAAATATGGAG taATGGACAAGACAACGGCAGAAGGACGATCATCAGAAGAGGTGGCACAGATTGTCTTCCGAGCTGTTGGAGAAAGGAGAAAAGATGTTCTTGTAGCGGGTCTAGTGCCAACATTAGCTGTATACCTCCGAGCTCTTgctccaaaaatatttttttctctcatGGCAGCAAGAGCCAAAAAAGAGAGAAAGCTTAAGAATGCATAG
- the DHRS7B gene encoding dehydrogenase/reductase SDR family member 7B isoform X2: MKGLTGSKRTVMDLTSWVILPFLFGSIGIYGLFRLLQRLRSSAYVQDAVVVITGATSGLGKECAKVFYKAGAQLVLCGRNEEGLKDLINELCRIRSGSIQFHKPHMVIFDLSDVEAVTSAAEEILHLVGKVDILINNAGISYRGNILNTKISVDRMIMDTNYFGPVALTKALLPSMIKNKRGHVVAISSVQGKISIPFRSAYSASKHATQAFFDCLRAEMVSHDIAVTVISPGYIQTNLSLNAVTEDGSKYGVMDKTTAEGRSSEEVAQIVFRAVGERRKDVLVAGLVPTLAVYLRALAPKIFFSLMAARAKKERKLKNA; the protein is encoded by the exons AT GAAGGGCCTCACTGGTTCAAAACGTACTGTGATGGACCTGACGTCATGGGTAATCCTTCCTTTCCTATTTGGCAGTATTGGGATCTACGGTCTATTCAGACTCTTGCAGAGGCTTCGTAGTAGTGCTTATGTTCAAGATGCTGTTGTTGTTATCACTGGTGCTACATCTGGATTAGGCAAAG AATGTGCAAAAGTATTTTATAAAGCTGGTGCTCAACTCGTGCTCTGCGGGCGCAATGAAGAAGGACTGAAGGATCTCATTAATGAGCTATGTCGGATACGTAGTGGATCCATTCAG TTTCATaagccacacatggtcatatttGATCTGTCAGATGTGGAGGCTGTGACAAGTGCGGCAGAAGAGATCCTCCACCTTGTGGGGAAGGTGGACATTCTGATTAACAATGCAGGCATCAGTTATCGTGGAAATATACTAAACACCAAGATCAGTGTGGACAGAATGATTATGGATACAAACTACTTTGGACCAGTTGCATTGACTAAAG CTCTTCTGCCATCAATGATCAAGAATAAGAGAGGGCATGTTGTTGCAATCAGTAGTGTTCAAGGAAAAATAAGCATCCCTTTCAGATCTGCAT ATTCAGCATCTAAGCACGCTACACAAGCATTTTTTGATTGCCTGAGAGCGGAGATGGTGTCACATGACATTGCCGTCACTGTGATAAGTCCAGGATATATTCAAACCAACTTGTCACTTAATGCTGTGACGGAAGATGGGTCAAAATATGGAG taATGGACAAGACAACGGCAGAAGGACGATCATCAGAAGAGGTGGCACAGATTGTCTTCCGAGCTGTTGGAGAAAGGAGAAAAGATGTTCTTGTAGCGGGTCTAGTGCCAACATTAGCTGTATACCTCCGAGCTCTTgctccaaaaatatttttttctctcatGGCAGCAAGAGCCAAAAAAGAGAGAAAGCTTAAGAATGCATAG